The following coding sequences are from one Oscarella lobularis chromosome 19, ooOscLobu1.1, whole genome shotgun sequence window:
- the LOC136198368 gene encoding death-associated protein kinase 1-like: MKRGWIAQQKIGMVVQPYFMPYTILRMLKFLRFLVVEKGLDVNLVDKRGATPLLFACCSVHPTLVVIRELIDLGADVSVTDLEKQNALHRAAGRTSIDMSIIFLLLEKGVNIMAVNENGRTPVDEARNGEVRQILRQHYDAARFSILLREKVRPNLIKVCVVGYEMAGKTTFVNSLLQLNCPPIDPKDRTPGIDIHNCEIPGVGKGTTWDFGSQPTFHSAHGIFFQQSNTLFCLIFPIREEEEMTSEVVRRLLESGRFWCAFSKAALRKLSPQSISRIPFLLIFNRIGFNVEAGREARYQLKEVAKHLQRDFGDTFDISFVIEMDCSKSQSERMSDCRTKLKQIREAMLDAADSVPKLCHTIEEHLSLPDHRRRKPLAHFLMPGEFVKWVAEEVGITLNKEEKKVAVEFLDSSGIIIDLGRQICIQPPWLCSNVIGPLLAPPYFVVAMPAKKSGIVSKEDIQLALTAFENHLKEKGYDSPFVVTPDEAIEILLYLDLCIRMEGATDEYQIPALLDDKISHDAWSEDSTLNIYRGQRYECACGVDIISPSSFVVFQCRSYSLENVSHKAWKDGVKLVKIVKDKVIECLVTLGVKEHCCVDVVLRWSSKSQCEEIARQFLAEVKAMITKACDERSPGVVLDWFYLDSSHVKQLDKDPAIYSSIEVEEKFNDAHFADLLFSTRPEKLYRASVRELVIGEYKPERNCVSGDIHLSRCVTGMRPDISTKVPFSGDEDQLSDKLMTTCSLVCPLHWEDVAACTGIDLNTIEEIRNGTDKNALRMKKVLHVWKTAASPTVRELLRWLKEVGVSRKAIEDKFQDLYA; encoded by the exons ATGAAAAGGGGGTGGATTGCTCAGCAAAAGATAGG GATGGTAGTTCAGCCGTATTTCATGCCCTATACAATTCTAAGGATGCTCAAATTTTTACGATTTCTTGTTGTTGAGAAAGGACTTGATGTCAATTTAGTTGACAAG CGAGGAGCAACGCCTCTATTGTTTGCATGTTGTTCAGTTCATCCAactctcgtcgtcattcgagaattaattgatttaggAGCAGATGTTTCTGTCACTGATCTG GAAAAGCAAAATGCGTTGCATCGAGCTGCCGGACGCACGTCAATAGACATgtcaattatttttcttttgcttgagAAAGGTGTGAACATCATGGCTGTAAATGAG AATGGTAGAACGCCTGTTGACGAGGCGCGCAATGGTGAAGTTAGACAGATCCTACGGCAACACTAC GATGCTGCTCGATTTTCTATCCTCTTACGTGAGAAGGTTCGTCCTAATTTGATTAAAGTGTGCGTTGTCGGATACGAGATGGCTGGGAAGACGACTTTTgtcaattctcttcttcaactaaATTGTCCCCCAATCGACCCAAAAGATCGCACGCCTGGCATTGACATTCACAATTGCGAAATTCCTGGAGTTGGTAAAGGAACGACATGGGACTTCGGTTCCCAACCGACATTCCACAGCGCGCACGGAATATTCTTTCAACAATCAAACACCTTGTTCTGTCTTATTTTTCCaattcgagaagaagaagagatgacgtcagaagttgttcgtcgtcttctcgagAGCGGTCGATTTTGGTGTGCGTTCTCGAAAGCTGCACTACGGAAGCTTTCACCGCAGTCGATTTCGCGAATTCCTTTTCTCCTGATTTTTAATCGAATTGGCTTCAACGTTGAGGCGGGAAGAGAAGCGAGATATCAGCTAAAGGAAGTGGCCAAACATCTTCAAAGAGATTTTGGTGATACGTTCGACATTTCGTTCGTGAttgaaatggattgcagCAAAAGCCAATCCGAGCGCATGAGCGACTGCCGAACGAAGCTAAAACAAATTCGCGAGGCGATGCTTGAT GCTGCGGATAGTGTTCCGAAATTGTGTCACACCATTGAGGAGCACTTGTCTCTTCCTGACCATAGAAGAAGGAAGCCTCTAGCTCATTTTCTGATGCCAGGGGAATTTGTGAAATGGGTTGCTGAAGAAGTTGGCATTACTTTAAataaggaagagaagaaagtagCTGTTGAATTTCTCGACTCGTCTGGAATA ATTATTGATCTTGGTCGTCAGATATGTATTCAACCGCCATGGCTTTGTAGCAATGTAATCGGCCCTCTTCTTGCCCCGCCCTATTTTGTGGTGGCGATGCCAGCAAAAAAATCCGGAATAGTTTCCAAGGAGGACATCCAGTTGGCCCTGACAGCTTTCGAAAATCACCTCAAGGAAAAGGGCTATGATTCTCCATTTGTTGTTACTCCTGACGAAGCGATTGAAATTCTTCTCTACCTAGACCTGTGCATTCGAATGGAAGGGGCTACAGATGAATATCAGATTCCCGCTCTTCTTGATGATAAAATATCTCATGATGCCTGGAGTGAAGATTCAACCTTGAACATTTATCGTGGCCAACGATACGAGTGCGCTTGTGGCGTCGACATCATAtccccgtcgtcgtttgtcgtctttcaatGTCGGTCATACTCTCTGGAGAACGTGAGTCACAAggcgtggaaagacggcgtcaaattaGTGAAGATTGTTAAAGACAAAGTGATCGAGTGCCTCGTCACTTTGGGAGTTAAGGAGCACTGCtgcgttgacgtcgttcttcgctGGTCGAGCAAAAGCCAGTGTGAAGAAATAGCGAGACAATTCTTAGCCGAGGTTAAAGCAATGATAACCAAGGCATGCGACGAGAGGAGCCCGGGGGTTGTTCTTGATTGGTTCTATTTGGACAGCTCTCATGTCAAACAGCTCGACAAAGATCCGGCTATTTACTCTTCCATTgaagtagaagaaaaattcaacgaCGCCCATTTTGCTGACTTATTGTTTTCCACTCGCCCGGAAAAACTATATCGTGCATCTGTTAGAGAGCTTGTGATCGGTGAATATAAACCCGAG CGTAACTGTGTTTCGGGCGATATTCATCTTTCTCGCTGCGTCACAGGTATGCGTCCCGATATCTCGACTAAGGTTCCTTTTTCCGGTGACGAAGACCAGTTGTCGGACAAGCTAATGACAACGTGTTCTCTTGTCTGTCCATTGCATTGGGAGGACGTTGCTGCTTGCACTGGCATTGACTTGAATacaattgaagaaattcgtaACGGTACTGACAAAAATGCTTTGCGAATGAAGAAAGTTCTCCATGTGTGGAAAACAGCCGCCTCGCCGACTGTACGTGAACTTCTACGTTGGCTAAAGGAGGTTGGAGTAAGTCGAAAAGCAATCGAAGACAAATTCCAAGATCTTTATGCATGA